ACGCGCGGAGCCTCGGGCTGCTCTTGGATCGAGGGCGCCGGGAGCGTCGGAGGGACGACCTGCTCTTCAGCAATCTGCGGCTCGACGGGCTCCGGCGCGGCGCCCGCGAGCGTGGCGAACACCTGCGTCACGTAGACGCCGTGGTCCGTGGTGAGCGCGGCGAGCCCGACGTGCGTGTGGGTGGGCCCGAGCATGTTCGCGCGGTGCGCGTCGCTGCCGAGGAGCGCCTGATGGGCCTCGTCCGCGCTGCGGTGCAGCGCGACGTTCTCGGCGATCGTCTGGGCTTCCACGCCCGCCGTGCGCACGCGGTCGGCGGGGGTCCCGCTCGCCTCCGACACGTGGGTGAGCTGACGCTGCGCGGCCATGTCGGCGCAGTGGGCCCGGGCGGCGGCGTCCAGCCCGGCTTCGCGCTCGAGCGGCGCCAGCCCTTCGGCGGCGCGCATCGCGTTGATGCGCGCGAGCATCGACTGCTCGCCGGAGAGGTCGAAGTCCTGGGCGGACGCCGAGAGAGGCAGCGCGAGCGCGGCGAGGAGAGAGAGCAGGAGGTGGGTCTGGCGGGGCATCGTTCTCTCAGTCGGGGACACGCATCAATCTAGCAACGTCCGAGCCAGTCGCTCACCCGGCGGGTCCGGTCCTGGATCGATCGGTCCTGCGAACGAGCGTTCACGCCCGTTCGTGCCCAGCGTGAGCTCCGCAGTTGCGATCGGGAGCGAGGATCGCCATAGCCGTCTCGCATGCGACTCGAAGAGACGGTGGGCGTCCGCGCCATGGACACGCTGTCCGCCATCCGCGTGACCGGGGCGGAGAGCAAGTCGTGGCTCAACGGGCAGGTGACGCAGCAGCTCGCTCTGATGAAAGAGGGCGACGCGGCGTACGGGCTCGCGGTGGACGTGCACGGCAAGATCCTGGCGGATCTCTGGGTGCTCGACCGCGGGCAGGACGAGCTGGTCGCGATCGTGCCGATGACGGCCCGCGACGCCCTCCTGACGCACCTCGATAAGTACATCGTGATGGAGGACGTCGACCTCGAGCCCATGGAGGTCGCGGTGATCACGGCGCAAGGCCCCGCGGCGCCGGGGGTCGCGGACGGGTTCCCGTGCGATCGGCTCGGCCGGGGAGGGCTCGACGTGGTGGTGGCGCCCGACCGGCGGGACGCGGCGCTGGCGGAGCTGGTCGCGGCCGCGGAGGCCCGAGGCGGGGGGGCGGTCACGGAGGCGGAGTGGGAGCGCGCCCGGGTCCGCGCCGGCCGTCCGCGCTACGGCGTGGACTTCGACGGCAGCCACCGACCTCAGGAGGCGGGGCTCCGCGATCTGGCGGTGTCGTTTCAGAAGGGCTGCTACCTCGGTCAAGAGGTGGTCTGCATGCTCGACACCCGCGGCAAGCTGCGCCGACGGCTGATGCGGCTGCGCGGCGCCGCGCTCGCGGTGGGCGACGCGCTTCAGGCCGAGGGCAAGGACGTCGGCGAGGTGACGTCCGCCGTCCCCGACGACGGCAGCTGGGTCGGGTTGGGCTACGTCAAGCGCGCCCACGCCGAAGCTGGCCAGATCCTCGGCTCCCCATCCGGGGAGGTTCGCGTCGAGGGCCCTGCGGGCGCCTGACGCCCCCATTCGCGCCTGGCCATTCGGCAGGTGGAGCCTTATAGTCGTGGCGTTCCCAGGAGAGTAGGAAGCGATGATTGACCTGACGAGCAAAGCAATCGAGAAGGTGAAGGAGATCCGCGACGCGGAGGGCCTCGGCGGGCAAGGCCTGCGGGTCCGCGTGATCGGCGGCGGCTGCTCCGGCTTCACCTACGATCTCTTCTTCGAAGACGAGACCACCGACCTCGACCAGAAGTTCGATTCGGATGGGATCCCCCTGTACGTGGACATGATGAGCCTCCAGTACCTGGACGGCACCACCATCGACTACGTCGAAGGTCTGCACGGCGCGGGCTTCAAGTTCCTGAACCCCAGCGCGAAGTCGACCTGCGGCTGCGGCTCTTCGTTCAGCGCCTGAGCCACCTCTGACCCTTCTCGCGGTGCCCGCCGCGAGCCGAGCCCCCGGCCCTCCCG
The nucleotide sequence above comes from Sandaracinaceae bacterium. Encoded proteins:
- a CDS encoding CAP domain-containing protein; this encodes MPRQTHLLLSLLAALALPLSASAQDFDLSGEQSMLARINAMRAAEGLAPLEREAGLDAAARAHCADMAAQRQLTHVSEASGTPADRVRTAGVEAQTIAENVALHRSADEAHQALLGSDAHRANMLGPTHTHVGLAALTTDHGVYVTQVFATLAGAAPEPVEPQIAEEQVVPPTLPAPSIQEQPEAPRVVQPPPASAPPASAPRAPTAPTPQATYVAQEGSHGTVVLERRAGRVSAYWVYGSGRWWYYPMPPGAQPGQQLEVDRSVQGPPPGFPAHPSVGGAAGVQPSRPQVQPYAQPYVQPRPYVQPYVQPQPYYPAPRRGGAVITIVPPVGGYYAPPPPYTGAPSRAWRRSQRQWERARRRWIQQQRRARRRAL
- the erpA gene encoding iron-sulfur cluster insertion protein ErpA, translating into MIDLTSKAIEKVKEIRDAEGLGGQGLRVRVIGGGCSGFTYDLFFEDETTDLDQKFDSDGIPLYVDMMSLQYLDGTTIDYVEGLHGAGFKFLNPSAKSTCGCGSSFSA